In Mycobacteriales bacterium, a single window of DNA contains:
- a CDS encoding adenylate/guanylate cyclase domain-containing protein, with the protein MRRSAPMRGMQAIDKNPVLLSVVRRLREYLPGDEDFGDPLSTARFGHVATANRQWTELTEKRPGVVRELGRGALQVWQSVLEARGEDYGEQEVTVVFTDLVKFSDWALEAGDDDALRLLREVAAAIEPPVQRYGGLVVKRLGDGMMAIFPTPQSAFEAIVEANANLKTVKVGSYRPRMRAGMHTGNPRKLGGDYLGVDVNIAARVAQKATGGEILASQSAVAELDPARVARRKKRSFALVRAKGVPDELEVYAVSPTGSP; encoded by the coding sequence ATGCGCAGATCCGCTCCGATGCGCGGCATGCAGGCCATCGACAAGAACCCGGTGCTGCTCTCCGTCGTACGACGGTTGCGTGAGTACCTACCGGGTGATGAGGACTTCGGTGACCCGCTGTCGACCGCCCGGTTCGGACACGTCGCGACGGCCAACCGGCAGTGGACCGAGCTCACCGAGAAGCGGCCGGGGGTGGTCCGGGAGCTCGGCAGGGGCGCCCTTCAGGTCTGGCAGTCCGTCCTCGAGGCGAGGGGCGAGGACTACGGCGAGCAGGAAGTCACCGTCGTGTTCACCGACCTCGTGAAGTTCTCCGACTGGGCGCTCGAAGCGGGTGACGACGACGCGCTGCGACTGCTGCGTGAGGTGGCGGCGGCGATCGAACCGCCCGTGCAGCGGTACGGCGGCCTGGTCGTCAAACGGCTCGGCGACGGGATGATGGCGATCTTCCCGACCCCGCAGAGCGCCTTCGAAGCGATCGTCGAGGCCAATGCCAACCTGAAGACGGTCAAGGTCGGCAGCTACCGCCCGCGGATGCGCGCCGGCATGCACACCGGCAACCCGCGCAAGCTCGGCGGTGACTACCTCGGGGTCGACGTCAACATCGCCGCGAGGGTCGCCCAGAAGGCGACCGGCGGGGAGATCCTCGCGTCGCAGTCAGCGGTCGCCGAGCTCGACCCCGCCCGGGTCGCCAGACGCAAGAAGCGGTCCTTCGCGCTGGTGCGCGCGAAGGGCGTCCCGGACGAGCTCGAGGTCTACGCGGTCAGCCCTACCGGTAGCCCTTAG